In the Pseudomonadota bacterium genome, one interval contains:
- a CDS encoding TonB family protein → MMGLHTGSTAAAGRTSWRATTKRSATGSLVVAAALALALPAAHGQTARGQTGQAAQPETGTAAAEQSAQQPLLEPPVLKRAADAVYPERALAERVQGRVVLELEIDASGSASVVGVSQSLAATEQGVALPKDSDYGFEQAAREAAGRLHFEPARENGVPVPVRIEYSFNFALPPLAAPPAASGSATAAPARSPEPPPPRAPVVNFAGELLERGTRSKLVGVLVSVTRKGSRPPEAYEATTDASGRFRFRDLAPGIWKLRLDAQGYYALDTEERVSAGERVDVRYYVERGSYNPFEVLVEAPRARKEVNRRSLSREEILRVPGTLGDPVLVVENLPGVARAFDGTGEIIVRGSAPEDTRIFVEGIELPLVYHFGGLKSVLPASMLESIDFYPGNFGVQYGRALGGIFDARLKRLEPDGVHGSLDISLLDTALFLEMPLGDKAAIALGARRSYIDFVLNAAIPDDAPIGLITAPRYYDYQVLAVYRPAPAHDLRFLFLGSDDRLELLFADAADVVPLAQSNGASFATRFNRAMLEYRYTPDRTFSNHLRVALGKDVIDVQGLGIFKLDIRPTTLQVRNTAAFTLSPAVRVNLGLDAIASVTDVFVLAPSPPSEGSGPQDFDPRTSRTASEDNDIGFSLAPFIEAELQVGRFRLVPGLRLDYFEAASEFSFDPRLLVRYDWDRFALKAGVAVVHQEPQPWEYSPEFGNPDLRLQAGAQYSVGVEARPVEYLRADFTLFYKSLYRLVGPTDAVRASNEQLVPLYFDNNRTGRVYGAETFIEHKFANNFRGWLSYTLMRAERLDAGSNDYRPFDFDQTHIFALVASYRLPRNWELGLRWRIVSGNPYTPVAYGVYVHERDEYVAVPGALNSARAPSFHQMDLRVDKTWVYDVWRLSAYLSVINAYNRKNPQGIVYNYDFSDSDVQGGLPIIPIIGVKGEW, encoded by the coding sequence ATGATGGGGCTGCACACGGGCTCCACTGCGGCAGCAGGCCGAACGAGTTGGCGAGCCACGACGAAGCGAAGCGCAACGGGCTCGCTTGTCGTGGCAGCCGCCCTGGCGCTCGCGCTACCGGCTGCGCATGGACAGACTGCGCGCGGACAGACCGGACAAGCTGCGCAGCCGGAAACGGGCACTGCGGCGGCGGAACAGTCCGCCCAGCAGCCGCTGCTCGAGCCTCCGGTGCTGAAACGCGCCGCCGATGCGGTCTATCCCGAGAGGGCGCTGGCGGAGCGTGTTCAGGGCCGGGTGGTGCTCGAGCTCGAGATCGACGCCTCGGGCAGCGCCAGCGTGGTCGGCGTATCGCAGAGCTTGGCCGCGACCGAACAAGGCGTGGCCCTGCCCAAGGACAGCGACTACGGCTTCGAGCAGGCGGCACGCGAGGCAGCCGGCCGATTGCACTTCGAGCCCGCGCGCGAGAACGGAGTGCCCGTACCGGTTCGGATCGAGTACTCGTTCAACTTCGCCCTTCCGCCCCTGGCCGCCCCGCCGGCGGCCAGCGGCTCCGCCACGGCTGCCCCCGCGCGCTCGCCCGAGCCCCCACCCCCGAGGGCTCCGGTGGTCAACTTCGCGGGCGAGCTGCTCGAACGCGGAACGCGCAGCAAGCTCGTGGGTGTCCTGGTCAGCGTCACGCGAAAGGGAAGCCGGCCGCCCGAAGCCTACGAAGCCACTACGGACGCAAGCGGCCGTTTCAGATTCCGCGACCTAGCCCCTGGCATCTGGAAACTCCGCCTCGACGCCCAAGGCTACTACGCCCTCGACACCGAGGAACGCGTGAGCGCGGGCGAGCGCGTGGATGTGCGCTACTACGTGGAGCGCGGCTCCTACAACCCTTTCGAGGTGCTCGTGGAAGCCCCGCGCGCTCGCAAGGAGGTCAATCGTCGTAGCCTGTCGCGCGAGGAGATTCTCCGCGTACCGGGCACCCTGGGCGACCCTGTGCTCGTGGTCGAAAACCTTCCGGGGGTCGCGCGAGCGTTCGACGGGACCGGCGAGATCATCGTTCGGGGATCGGCTCCTGAAGACACGCGTATCTTCGTGGAGGGCATCGAGCTGCCGCTCGTGTACCACTTCGGCGGGCTCAAGAGCGTGCTGCCCGCCAGCATGCTCGAGAGCATCGACTTCTATCCCGGCAACTTCGGAGTGCAGTACGGGCGCGCACTCGGCGGTATCTTCGACGCACGGCTCAAGCGCCTCGAGCCCGACGGGGTGCACGGATCCCTGGACATCAGTTTGCTCGACACCGCGCTGTTCCTCGAAATGCCTCTGGGCGACAAGGCCGCCATCGCGCTGGGCGCACGCCGCAGCTACATCGACTTCGTGCTGAACGCGGCGATTCCGGACGATGCCCCCATCGGACTGATCACCGCGCCCCGCTACTACGACTACCAGGTGCTGGCGGTGTATCGCCCGGCACCGGCGCACGACCTGCGCTTCTTGTTCCTCGGATCGGACGACAGGCTCGAGTTGTTGTTCGCGGACGCCGCGGATGTCGTACCCCTCGCACAGAGCAATGGCGCGTCCTTCGCGACTCGTTTCAACCGAGCCATGCTGGAGTACCGCTACACGCCGGATCGGACGTTCTCGAATCATCTGCGCGTCGCGCTGGGCAAGGATGTCATCGACGTCCAAGGGCTTGGCATCTTCAAGCTCGATATTCGTCCCACCACGCTTCAGGTGCGCAACACCGCTGCCTTCACCTTGAGCCCCGCCGTGCGCGTCAATCTGGGCTTGGACGCGATCGCGAGCGTGACCGACGTCTTCGTGCTTGCCCCGAGCCCGCCGAGCGAAGGCTCGGGACCGCAGGACTTCGATCCTCGAACATCCAGGACCGCAAGCGAAGACAACGATATCGGCTTCAGCCTGGCTCCGTTTATCGAGGCCGAGCTGCAGGTGGGCCGCTTTCGACTCGTCCCTGGTCTGCGGCTCGATTACTTCGAGGCGGCCAGCGAGTTCAGCTTCGATCCGCGTCTTTTGGTTCGCTACGATTGGGATCGGTTTGCGCTCAAAGCCGGGGTAGCGGTCGTGCACCAAGAGCCTCAACCCTGGGAGTACTCACCCGAGTTCGGCAATCCCGACCTCAGACTGCAGGCGGGAGCTCAGTATTCGGTGGGCGTCGAAGCACGGCCCGTGGAGTACCTGCGCGCAGACTTCACGTTGTTCTACAAGTCCCTCTACCGGCTGGTGGGTCCCACAGACGCCGTCCGGGCCAGCAACGAGCAGCTCGTACCGCTCTACTTCGACAACAACCGCACCGGCCGCGTGTACGGTGCGGAGACGTTCATCGAGCACAAGTTTGCCAACAACTTCCGCGGCTGGCTCTCCTACACGCTGATGCGAGCCGAACGACTGGACGCCGGCTCGAACGACTACCGGCCGTTCGATTTCGATCAGACCCACATCTTCGCACTGGTCGCGTCCTACCGATTGCCCCGCAACTGGGAGCTCGGCCTGCGCTGGCGTATCGTCTCCGGCAATCCGTACACGCCGGTCGCTTATGGTGTGTACGTCCACGAGCGCGACGAATACGTGGCGGTTCCCGGAGCGCTCAACTCGGCCCGAGCGCCAAGCTTCCATCAAATGGACCTGCGCGTCGACAAGACCTGGGTCTACGACGTCTGGCGACTCTCGGCATACCTGAGCGTGATCAACGCCTACAACCGCAAGAACCCTCAAGGCATCGTCTACAACTACGATTTCAGCGACAGCGACGTGCAGGGCGGCTTGCCCATCATCCCCATCATCGGAGTCAAGGGCGAGTGGTAA
- a CDS encoding DUF507 family protein, which yields MRLYRGKVEPIAQETIHSLAEAGQIEVDDEGEAVLDVEAVLKEYLRLDRQIVEEAKNRMEVRGLGYGHLGKVKNQVAKERGAPGHEEILPYLLEQILNILFHSANVAEIYGTDPELRTTIKTILSKHMDVETDLDREVRSKIKNLEEGTASFEVEYARVMQQIKKRKRLQ from the coding sequence ATGCGTCTGTACCGTGGCAAAGTCGAGCCAATAGCGCAGGAAACAATTCACAGCCTAGCCGAGGCGGGCCAGATCGAAGTAGACGACGAGGGCGAAGCCGTGCTCGATGTGGAGGCTGTATTGAAGGAGTATTTGCGTCTCGACCGCCAGATCGTCGAGGAGGCCAAGAACCGCATGGAAGTACGGGGTCTCGGTTACGGTCACCTGGGCAAGGTCAAGAACCAAGTGGCCAAGGAACGCGGCGCCCCCGGTCACGAAGAGATCCTGCCCTACCTGCTGGAGCAGATTCTGAACATCCTGTTCCATAGCGCGAACGTCGCCGAGATCTATGGAACCGACCCGGAGCTGCGTACCACGATCAAGACGATACTCAGCAAGCACATGGATGTAGAAACCGATCTCGATCGTGAGGTGCGTTCGAAAATCAAGAACCTCGAGGAGGGTACGGCCAGCTTCGAGGTGGAGTACGCGCGTGTCATGCAGCAAATCAAGAAGAGGAAACGGCTACAGTAG
- a CDS encoding response regulator — MPVTILVADDSATMRRVLEMTFAGEGDRVVTVENGAGALTKARELQPDIVLADATMDGMDGYEVSRAIKAELGTTPVVVMASQKRPFDQSKGKECAVDGHIVKPFDTQSVIDRVRQLAAAGSTDAVAATPAAAAAPKPPPSTAVRARTATLAYAPGPPGPPPTPGARPAPPPPAAAATPPPTPSIRKPAPPSAAEAASAASANLAERLKALDLTAHQIQAVLALSREVVEQVVWEVVPDLAETIIREEIRRLTSG; from the coding sequence GTGCCGGTCACGATTTTGGTGGCAGACGACAGCGCCACGATGCGTCGTGTGCTCGAGATGACATTCGCGGGCGAGGGCGATCGCGTTGTCACCGTTGAAAACGGCGCCGGTGCACTTACCAAGGCGCGCGAGCTGCAGCCCGACATCGTGCTCGCGGACGCTACCATGGATGGAATGGACGGCTATGAAGTTTCGCGGGCCATCAAGGCGGAGCTTGGCACTACGCCCGTCGTGGTGATGGCAAGCCAAAAGCGCCCCTTTGACCAGTCCAAGGGCAAGGAGTGCGCCGTGGATGGGCACATCGTCAAGCCCTTCGATACCCAATCGGTGATCGATCGGGTTCGCCAGCTGGCAGCCGCGGGGAGCACCGACGCCGTTGCAGCAACGCCGGCGGCAGCTGCGGCGCCCAAGCCTCCACCGTCCACAGCGGTGCGAGCTCGCACGGCAACCTTGGCGTACGCGCCTGGCCCGCCAGGCCCCCCGCCAACTCCGGGCGCGCGCCCGGCTCCCCCGCCACCCGCAGCGGCCGCCACGCCTCCTCCGACACCTTCGATTCGCAAGCCGGCGCCACCGAGCGCCGCCGAGGCTGCCTCGGCCGCCAGCGCAAACCTGGCGGAGCGGCTGAAGGCACTGGATCTGACCGCACACCAGATCCAGGCGGTGCTTGCGCTTTCGCGCGAAGTGGTCGAGCAGGTCGTATGGGAGGTGGTTCCGGACCTGGCCGAAACCATCATCCGCGAAGAAATCCGTCGTCTGACCAGCGGCTAG
- a CDS encoding amidase, with product MHDIARWSLIELCEQLSRRKLSAVELMQAVLGCIETKNAEVNALVAMRDPDALLSEARRADTRLTSGRARPLEGIPCGVKDLEDATGLVTSHGSRLFGNAVAQRDEIHVARLRAAGAIVVGKTNVPEFGTSALTKNLLHGVTRSPWNPERTPGGSSGGSAAALVSGMLPLVTASDAGGSIRIPAAWSGAFGLKPSRGRVPVASPRIWDASQVLVCGPLTKTVQDAALLVDLLTGPAPEDPSSLPQSGYSFLERTRNCALPKLTIGLSLDLGHAQVQAEIGAAVEASARVYESLGHEIRTITGGPPPAGDAWMSLVAWELAAKLRRQLPAARPLLARYLQQALRQAREMGPTRWGEIQERRAAVLAWCARTFADVDLLLTPTTPYEAPAAGGPFPGELDSWARDPNAAGLFTIPFSLTWNPGASVRAGMTGSGLPIGMQIVGPFRRDDVVLQAARAFERERPWHPDWPIS from the coding sequence ATGCACGACATTGCACGCTGGAGCCTGATCGAGCTCTGCGAGCAGCTCAGCCGGCGCAAGCTCTCCGCCGTCGAGCTCATGCAAGCGGTGCTCGGCTGCATCGAGACCAAGAACGCCGAGGTCAACGCGCTCGTCGCCATGCGAGACCCGGATGCGCTTCTAAGCGAGGCGCGCCGGGCAGACACGCGCCTCACGAGCGGGCGCGCGCGCCCGCTCGAGGGGATTCCCTGCGGGGTCAAGGATCTCGAGGACGCGACAGGCTTGGTCACCTCGCACGGATCCAGGCTGTTCGGCAACGCGGTAGCACAACGAGACGAGATCCATGTGGCGCGGCTGCGCGCTGCCGGAGCGATTGTCGTCGGTAAGACGAACGTGCCCGAGTTCGGCACCAGCGCGCTCACGAAGAACCTGTTGCACGGAGTCACCCGCAGTCCCTGGAACCCGGAGCGAACACCCGGCGGCTCGAGCGGGGGCTCTGCCGCCGCCCTGGTGTCCGGCATGCTGCCGCTGGTCACGGCGAGCGACGCTGGCGGTTCGATTCGAATCCCGGCCGCCTGGTCCGGCGCTTTCGGTCTCAAGCCTTCACGCGGTCGCGTTCCCGTGGCCTCGCCCCGGATCTGGGACGCGAGTCAGGTGCTCGTCTGCGGCCCGTTGACCAAGACGGTGCAAGACGCTGCCCTGCTTGTCGACTTGCTGACCGGTCCTGCCCCCGAGGACCCGTCGTCGCTACCGCAGAGCGGCTATTCCTTTCTGGAGCGCACCCGCAACTGCGCGTTGCCGAAGCTGACGATCGGACTTTCCCTCGACCTCGGGCACGCGCAGGTGCAGGCCGAAATCGGCGCCGCGGTAGAGGCAAGCGCGCGCGTGTACGAGAGCCTTGGCCACGAAATCCGCACCATCACCGGGGGGCCGCCACCCGCGGGGGATGCCTGGATGAGCCTGGTCGCCTGGGAGCTGGCCGCCAAATTGCGCCGGCAGCTGCCTGCGGCGCGACCCCTGCTCGCCCGCTATCTGCAGCAGGCTCTGCGCCAGGCTCGGGAAATGGGCCCAACACGGTGGGGCGAAATCCAGGAGCGCCGGGCTGCGGTGCTCGCGTGGTGCGCCCGGACCTTTGCGGATGTGGACCTGCTCCTAACCCCCACCACCCCCTACGAGGCTCCCGCCGCAGGCGGTCCTTTCCCGGGCGAGCTCGACAGCTGGGCCCGCGATCCAAACGCCGCCGGCCTGTTCACGATTCCCTTCAGCCTGACCTGGAACCCAGGCGCGAGCGTGCGAGCAGGCATGACCGGGTCGGGCCTGCCCATTGGCATGCAGATCGTGGGACCGTTTCGCCGCGACGACGTGGTGTTGCAAGCCGCGCGCGCTTTCGAGCGCGAGCGCCCATGGCACCCCGACTGGCCGATCAGCTAG
- a CDS encoding CRTAC1 family protein: protein MKRTLSLAVVFACVSCVDNSALFEPCSPGDAVRGVMGMPDSCPPPTAGAGAYFEYLGDVFEAPPAPEPLPFEVLATDMDLDGDPDLLINWHQLVRMELFENVDGRFVLTNPRGNDRTGLWDSVHVSEFFAHEGELPKTINGDVSGLYVWHDIDRARGHWHLYFVPPAAGGSGTGLRGSRIRIEITANSPLTVASGLEAREYVLTKPTELLVELELPGTRDVRLRTLKPEPRLEIRASGTSPGAATAGGTRSPLPVFVGPQRVEVASGHVVLTKPDPHGMAWVQIEGSPEPELYLTRGAMQGTSNKYDRFFTYTGTPHLFELGFPSPGSIGRGRQVAWVDLEADGGLELYVSNESTPNDLWKLEPNPAGRMRFVQAAGALGLDGHGAESFAWLDLDRDGFEDMIAIDKWKQSQLQVYWNRAGERFERVPGTDLGLEFPMPDVRVEGNYIDYSMHLVDFDNNGELDLLVNGAASVLYMQDSGSFRDLTQTWELDHMWHARLVPLDANADSFVDLLHVGIESFLLLNQDGKRFKRVDQDFAIGRFTGVCVADFDQNGSQDLVMAGPGQRLFARNLRPARGVMVSIRSSGRTPPVGALVTAHYADGRKHRQRYGSAYSTRYSQSLLPLHFGVPAHTTLSHFVVRWPGEVQDQRVDVAPGTRSLLLEQP, encoded by the coding sequence ATGAAGCGGACCCTTTCCCTTGCCGTAGTGTTTGCGTGCGTTTCGTGCGTCGACAATTCGGCGCTGTTCGAACCGTGCTCGCCAGGCGACGCTGTCCGGGGTGTGATGGGGATGCCGGATTCCTGCCCGCCGCCTACTGCGGGCGCGGGGGCGTACTTCGAGTACCTGGGGGACGTGTTCGAGGCACCGCCGGCGCCGGAACCCCTACCTTTCGAGGTGCTGGCGACCGACATGGATTTGGACGGGGATCCCGATCTCCTGATCAACTGGCATCAACTGGTGCGCATGGAGCTATTCGAAAACGTCGACGGGCGCTTTGTGCTGACAAATCCGCGCGGCAACGATCGGACCGGTCTTTGGGACAGCGTGCACGTTTCGGAATTCTTCGCGCATGAAGGGGAGCTGCCCAAGACCATCAATGGCGACGTTTCGGGTCTGTATGTGTGGCACGACATCGATCGCGCCAGAGGGCACTGGCATCTGTACTTCGTTCCGCCTGCTGCTGGCGGCTCGGGTACGGGACTGCGCGGGTCGAGAATTCGCATCGAAATCACTGCGAACTCGCCGCTCACCGTGGCCTCAGGCCTCGAGGCACGGGAATACGTCCTGACGAAGCCGACCGAGCTACTGGTCGAGTTGGAACTTCCGGGCACGCGCGACGTCCGGCTGCGCACGCTGAAACCGGAGCCGCGCCTCGAGATCCGTGCCTCGGGCACGAGCCCTGGGGCGGCAACCGCGGGCGGCACGAGAAGCCCGTTGCCGGTTTTTGTCGGTCCACAGCGAGTCGAGGTGGCGTCGGGACACGTAGTGCTCACCAAACCCGACCCACATGGCATGGCATGGGTCCAAATCGAGGGCTCCCCCGAGCCGGAGCTCTACCTGACTCGCGGGGCCATGCAGGGCACCAGCAACAAGTACGATCGTTTCTTCACCTACACCGGCACGCCGCACCTGTTCGAGTTGGGCTTCCCTTCGCCGGGAAGCATCGGGCGCGGCCGGCAGGTGGCTTGGGTCGACCTCGAAGCCGACGGCGGGTTGGAGCTCTACGTCAGCAACGAGTCGACGCCCAACGACCTGTGGAAGCTCGAGCCGAATCCCGCGGGACGGATGCGCTTCGTTCAAGCAGCGGGTGCTCTCGGGCTAGACGGCCATGGCGCTGAATCGTTCGCTTGGCTCGACCTCGACCGAGATGGCTTCGAGGACATGATCGCCATAGACAAGTGGAAGCAGAGCCAGCTGCAAGTCTATTGGAATCGCGCTGGCGAGCGCTTCGAGCGCGTACCCGGGACGGACCTGGGGTTGGAGTTCCCCATGCCGGACGTTCGAGTGGAAGGAAACTATATCGACTATTCGATGCACCTGGTTGACTTCGACAACAACGGCGAGCTCGATCTGCTCGTCAACGGCGCAGCCAGCGTGCTCTACATGCAAGATTCCGGCAGCTTTCGCGACCTGACCCAAACCTGGGAGCTCGATCACATGTGGCATGCCCGCTTGGTGCCGCTGGACGCTAACGCAGATAGCTTCGTCGACCTCCTGCACGTGGGCATCGAGTCCTTTCTGTTGCTGAACCAAGACGGCAAACGCTTCAAACGCGTGGATCAAGACTTCGCGATCGGTCGCTTCACGGGCGTGTGCGTTGCGGACTTCGACCAGAACGGTAGCCAGGACCTCGTCATGGCCGGTCCCGGGCAACGCTTGTTCGCGCGAAATCTGCGGCCCGCGCGCGGTGTGATGGTGTCCATCCGCTCGAGTGGCCGGACGCCTCCAGTGGGTGCCCTGGTGACAGCCCACTACGCCGACGGTCGCAAACACCGGCAGCGCTACGGCTCTGCCTACTCGACCCGCTACTCGCAGAGCTTGTTGCCGCTGCACTTCGGGGTGCCGGCTCATACAACCCTGTCGCATTTTGTCGTGCGTTGGCCGGGTGAGGTCCAGGATCAGCGGGTGGACGTGGCCCCGGGCACACGATCGCTGCTGCTGGAGCAACCCTGA
- a CDS encoding ABC transporter substrate-binding protein: MVRFNQRQVVLAHSVVAALLLLSQLLLDPASAQQAGATEFVKTRHASLQKLLRETGKSAAARETRTKRLNRELRELLDFEGLSRRALADHWEGLSSARRKGFVALLRRLVERSYQKSLEDTLDYRVSYTGEARGSDGVVVRTVARSKTNPRAPALEIEYSLATKAGAWRVFDITTDGVSLVRNYRSQFNRIIRKDGWDTLVKRMRKRLGSTAP, translated from the coding sequence GTGGTCAGGTTCAACCAACGGCAAGTGGTACTGGCTCACAGCGTCGTCGCCGCGCTGCTGCTCCTGTCGCAGCTGCTGCTCGATCCCGCATCCGCACAGCAGGCGGGCGCCACCGAGTTCGTAAAGACCCGTCACGCGAGCTTGCAGAAGCTGCTGCGGGAAACGGGCAAGAGCGCAGCCGCTCGGGAAACACGAACGAAACGCCTCAACCGGGAGTTGCGGGAGCTGTTGGACTTCGAGGGCCTTTCGCGGCGCGCATTGGCCGATCATTGGGAAGGATTGAGCTCGGCACGCCGCAAGGGATTTGTCGCGCTGCTGCGGCGGCTCGTAGAGCGCAGCTACCAGAAGAGCCTGGAGGATACCCTGGACTATCGCGTGAGCTACACGGGAGAGGCCCGCGGGAGCGATGGCGTGGTGGTGCGTACCGTGGCGCGTTCCAAAACGAACCCGCGGGCTCCCGCCCTGGAGATCGAGTACTCACTAGCAACAAAGGCCGGCGCCTGGAGAGTGTTCGACATCACCACCGATGGCGTGAGCCTGGTGCGCAACTACCGCAGCCAGTTCAATCGGATCATTCGCAAAGACGGTTGGGACACCTTGGTAAAACGCATGCGCAAGCGTCTGGGCTCGACGGCGCCTTAG
- the trmB gene encoding tRNA (guanosine(46)-N7)-methyltransferase TrmB: MFGAELTGLACGITSPHVSEAGQRRPNYVALAPQAPLGAICAPDLLGGVRELELELGFGRGGFLLERARACRSRGLIGIELKAKWVCVAACRLREQRLHNVRVFHGDARELLPRFEPDACIRRAFVHFPDPWWKKRHLKRRLLGDTLVQELARLLEPAGELFVQTDVQERAVELAARLRVHPGFCLQQQPPDVNPYGARSNRERRAEQDGLPIYRVLARRT, from the coding sequence ATGTTCGGCGCGGAGTTGACTGGGCTGGCGTGCGGGATTACCAGCCCGCACGTGTCCGAAGCTGGCCAGCGGCGCCCCAATTACGTTGCGCTCGCCCCGCAGGCGCCTTTGGGAGCGATCTGCGCTCCGGACTTGCTTGGCGGTGTGAGGGAGCTCGAGCTCGAGCTTGGCTTCGGGCGTGGAGGCTTCCTGCTGGAGCGTGCGCGCGCGTGCCGAAGCAGGGGTCTGATCGGAATCGAGCTCAAAGCCAAGTGGGTCTGCGTGGCAGCCTGCCGCTTGCGGGAGCAGCGTCTGCACAATGTGCGCGTTTTCCACGGGGACGCGAGGGAGCTGTTGCCGCGCTTCGAACCGGATGCGTGCATCCGGCGCGCATTCGTTCACTTTCCCGACCCGTGGTGGAAGAAGCGGCACCTGAAGCGACGTCTGCTCGGCGACACCCTGGTTCAAGAGCTGGCCAGGCTGCTGGAGCCCGCGGGCGAGCTCTTCGTGCAGACCGACGTACAAGAACGCGCCGTCGAGCTCGCGGCACGGCTGCGGGTGCATCCTGGGTTTTGCCTGCAACAGCAGCCTCCTGACGTCAACCCGTACGGAGCGCGCTCGAACCGGGAGCGACGTGCCGAGCAGGATGGGTTGCCGATCTACCGTGTGCTCGCGCGCCGAACCTAG
- a CDS encoding DUF1732 domain-containing protein — translation MTGFGSGCAASEQGMLVVEARAVNHRFLDVRVHVGDELGAFAGTADEVVRRHLVRGRIELNASLQGPKVGRPALQREHARAAFGALCELRDELSPDEPVPLSLLAAVPGLFVVRTVGDPESVRQALSLATERACGELVAMRIREGGHLAAELERLALQALACLRAIESLAAGRSDDYLQALRARVARLLQGTDVALDPARLEHEIVLFADRSDVTEELARFASHCKQFRALLGPGDTPVGKRLEFLLQEMVREINTAGAKLASAQARGQVVELKQALERMREQVQNVL, via the coding sequence ATGACGGGATTTGGCAGCGGCTGCGCTGCGTCGGAGCAGGGCATGCTGGTTGTCGAGGCCAGGGCTGTCAACCACCGCTTTCTGGACGTGCGCGTACACGTGGGGGATGAGCTCGGAGCCTTCGCCGGTACGGCGGACGAAGTGGTCCGCCGCCACCTGGTTCGCGGCCGCATCGAGCTCAACGCCTCCCTCCAGGGCCCGAAAGTCGGGCGGCCGGCATTGCAGCGCGAGCACGCACGTGCTGCCTTCGGCGCGCTTTGCGAGCTACGAGACGAGCTGAGCCCGGATGAGCCGGTGCCGCTCTCGCTGCTCGCTGCGGTGCCCGGGTTGTTCGTTGTCCGCACCGTTGGTGATCCCGAGTCGGTCAGGCAGGCGCTGAGCCTTGCAACCGAGCGGGCATGCGGTGAATTGGTGGCGATGCGAATCAGGGAAGGCGGCCACCTGGCCGCGGAGCTTGAACGCCTTGCGCTACAAGCGCTTGCGTGTCTGCGCGCGATCGAGAGCCTGGCGGCCGGTCGCAGCGACGACTACCTGCAGGCCCTGCGAGCACGAGTGGCTCGCCTCCTTCAGGGAACTGACGTCGCGTTGGATCCCGCCCGCCTGGAACACGAAATCGTGCTCTTTGCCGACCGCAGCGACGTGACCGAGGAATTGGCTCGCTTTGCCAGTCACTGCAAGCAGTTTCGTGCGCTGCTTGGACCCGGGGACACACCTGTAGGCAAGCGTCTGGAATTCCTGCTTCAGGAGATGGTGCGCGAGATCAACACGGCCGGCGCCAAGCTAGCCAGCGCACAAGCCAGGGGACAGGTCGTGGAGCTCAAGCAAGCCCTGGAACGCATGCGCGAGCAGGTGCAGAACGTTCTTTGA
- the gmk gene encoding guanylate kinase gives MNDLLLLIISSPSGAGKTTLTRNLLDHFPELGFSVSYTTRKPRSHEVDGQDYRFVDPGEFQRMIDGNEFAEWAQVHGYLYGTSLAEIARCSGAGKRGIVFDIDYQGARQIRAARPDAVSVFVLPPSMPELKRRLRDRASDDAATIERRFRNAAREVEYYGLFDYLVVNDDLEAAKQTLRSIVTAEQARRWRMAARAERLLQTAS, from the coding sequence ATGAACGATCTACTGCTGCTCATCATCTCCTCGCCGTCGGGCGCGGGCAAGACCACGCTGACCAGGAACCTGCTCGACCATTTCCCCGAGCTTGGCTTTTCCGTCTCCTACACGACACGAAAGCCCCGCAGCCACGAGGTGGATGGCCAAGACTACCGTTTCGTGGACCCGGGGGAATTCCAGAGAATGATCGACGGCAACGAGTTCGCAGAGTGGGCGCAGGTGCACGGCTACCTGTATGGCACCAGCCTCGCGGAGATCGCGCGCTGCAGCGGGGCAGGCAAACGCGGCATCGTCTTTGACATCGACTACCAAGGGGCCAGACAGATCCGGGCCGCGCGACCCGATGCGGTGAGCGTGTTTGTGCTGCCGCCTTCGATGCCCGAGTTGAAGCGGCGGCTGCGCGACCGGGCGTCGGACGACGCCGCCACGATCGAGAGGCGCTTCCGCAATGCAGCCCGTGAGGTCGAGTACTACGGTCTGTTCGACTATCTCGTGGTCAACGACGACCTGGAAGCAGCCAAACAGACCTTGCGAAGCATCGTCACGGCCGAGCAGGCGCGTCGTTGGCGAATGGCGGCGCGTGCCGAACGCCTGCTGCAGACCGCATCCTAG